The Methanosarcina barkeri str. Wiesmoor DNA segment CCCAGTTTTTCGATTTCCTTTTCTTCCATACTCTGCCGTTGGAGTGTGGCATACTTGGCTGTCAGATCCTGAATTTTTGTTTCTCTTCCACTCTCCTTTTTCTTTGTACCAGCACGTCATAGATGCCATGACTGTAGCCGTTGGGCCTCCTAGTGCATCAGCATTGATTTCTCACCCATTACATCCGCTACCCTTTCCAATTTCACATCATCATTAATCTCCAAAGCCCTTATCCTGCATAGTGGGATTCAAGCGCCCCCTGAGCCTGCTGCATACGTGCCAAGCTTCGTGTGGTAGATGCTTGCTCCTGACCTGGAGCTACATGAATTTCTATCCCCTGAATATGCGCTAACACACCTACCTCAACAGGCTTATCCGAATTATAATGAACCATTAAGTTGCTCATTCACTTCCAGATAAATTCTCCACACCAGCTTTGAGGTTATCTGGCATTCCGGTATTATTCTTTTTCTTTGTCTGAAGTGGTTCTTCTTCCGGAGTCTCTTGGCGCTGAACGTTTTCAATCATTTTACCTTGAAGAAGTTCTTCCTCTTCAGGTATAGCCTGCATCTGAACTGATGGTGCCTGTTGTTCATTACTCTCGTGGATTTTTATTAAAGAGTTAATTTCATTCAAAAGTTTGTTTTGTTATCATATCCCTGCAATATCTATTTTACTTTTTTTGTAAATAGGGAACAGAAATGCTGGGTCTAATAGTGGCCATATGAAAAGTATAATAAAAGAGTTTATCCTACATAAAAAAGAGCTTATCTAACACTCGGGTCCGGCTGCATTATCCCGAATATGTTTCTCTCGGTATCGAGGCAATATGCGTACCAGCCGACTCCATGTATTGGCTTTTTTTCCATAGTGATTTTCCCACCGTGCTTTTGTATCCTGCTCAGGTATTTATCGATATCTGGGACGCCTATTGTGCAGATATAGGTACTTATCGGCGTATCCGCCTTTGGTTCTCTTCCCGGCCTTTTCATAAGGCCACCGTCGATTCCTGGCTCATCTCCCTTGCCGGTGATCACGTTCCAGTATTCTACCGAACCTTCTGACCTTTCGATTTTCCAGTCGAACACATCCTGATAGAATTTCTTAGCCCTTGCAATATCTCTGGCGTATATTTCAAAATGAATTACTCTTGGCATGAGGATTACCCCCTGTCTGATTAGATAATTTGGACGATATTCATATATTAATTTAGGCCTTACTCTTTTTAGGTATTTAGTTTTCCTCAGCCCCAAACAGTGTATAAAAGTTAGGGAATTATTGGAGCTTCTCTGGAAATTCTTAGCAACTTTAAAGATCCAGGCAGGCTTTTTCGCGTTGTCACTCTTTCCTTTTTCTGATACTTAATATATCTACCAAACCGGTTAAGATTCTGGCTTTTGAGCAGCTTTTGAGCAAAGAATTGAAAATAAATGTTAATTCTTCTTTTTAGCTAAAAACTGAGCAACATATTCTGTGAAAAGTTCCATATCTTCAACACAGTTTTGCAGATTTTCGTAAAGACTATCCAGCTCCACTTTCGCACACATACGAGCACATTTCTGAATCCTACGGCAGGTTCAATTTTTCGGGCAAAGGCCTCAGGAAGAACACCGATTTCTCTAAGGGTACGGAATATTTCCTTGTAACTCTCAGGGCGTTTTATCTTATCCTCTGAAATAATAATTTCCCCAATACCAAGCATACATCCAGTGAGACTTGCAAATATCTTTCTACAGCCTCCCTGAACATGCAATTATTCTCAACTTCTTCAAGACTCTATTGTTGAAGATTTTTCTGTCTGATAATCTGGTTATGTACTCTTTAAGCAGTTCAAACCTGTCGATTATTTCCTGCTTCATTTCAATCTGCATTTTGACATTCTTTAAATTGTTCTTTTCATATGCCTTTCAATATAGTACTGCTCATCATAATATCTTGACATTTCTGTGTTTCAAAATTCACTTTTCTCTTTTCATCGGACTTCAAAATAATTCCATCGCGTATAATATTGAATGCCAGAAGCAGAGGAGAATCATTAAGTACGACAAGGTCCACATTTTTTGTTTTCAGAAGGTTTCCCAGATCAGCTATCAACTTCAGCTGAAGGTCAAAGGCTTCTTTTTTGTAAGGATATCGTCAAAAAGGACAGAGATATCGATATCACTCAGGCAGCTTGCTTCTCCCCGGGCTGTTGAACCGAACAGGTAAGCAACCACAACACGAGCTTCGCCTGAGAAAAATTCGTTAATTTTTGTTTCAAGCTCTTTCGAACCCATTTGTATAATTCCTGGATGCATGTCATTAACCGTAAAGTGTTAACGCATCTAGTCGGTTTCATATCTTACGTTTACTTTCGGCTTATTAGGAGTCAGTAGAAGGAAGTTTATTGATGTATCTGCTGTTTTGATTTAAGCGAGATTCTAAAAAGATTAGGACTTACGCACTTGAGGAACAAAATCAATCATGGAGAAGACTGTGGATCAAAATCATGTTTTAGACAGTTAACAGTCTGGTGCTATTGATTTTTCAGTTCAATTACGTAAGTCTTAAAGATTAATCTTTCAGTGAGTTCTTTAATTTGAGATTCAAGATTTTTAATGTAGAGCTTATCCCAAAATCTATTTGATTCTAAATCATTATGAGTTTTCAGGAGCATTTTAATGACTAGGTATTTAACTGACTGTTCCAAATACGAAATTAGAAAATCAAATTTTGAGTTTCAGGATAGGCTCGTAAACAATAACTTCAGGGTTTGTGGTACACAGAAGGGGTTTGAAGTACACAGAAGGTCTGAAATACACAGAAGGGGTTTGAAGTACACAGAAGGTCTGAAATACACAGAAGAGTTTGAAGTACACAGAAGAGTTTGAAGTACACAGAGCAAGAATCTCTTCGCGTATCATCAAGGAGAAAAATGATTCATTTTATATCCACTTCTTCCTCGGAGAGATGAAAAATTGTGTAGCCTTTGCAAAGCTACCCGAATAGTTACATGTTTTTCTACTCCATAATAGTGAATTCCAAAAAAGGATTGTCAGCCATTATGGAGCTAACTCTATTTGAAATCCTTCATTTTGAAGAAGTAAGAGGTACTTGTTTGCTCATCACTTTCAGCTTTTTGATTGCTGATATGGTTGCTTGAGATTCTTTGTAAATTCTGTCTTCGTAATAACTTATGATCTCGTCAACCGGGACAGCAAGAGAATAAATTTTCATCGGCCGCCCTTTTCCAGGCTTTTTTTCCGAGCGCATATTAACCCAGGAATGGTTGCACATTAACCTCATTGCAAGACTGACTTCAGGTTGCCTTAATCCGGTACTTATTTCAATTTCCCGAGATGAAGCTTCGTCTACATTCATAAGATATGCCATGGTTGTAGCGGCATTTCGTGACATTCCCAGATTATTTAATGCTTTAATAAAAATATAGTCGTTTTCATCCAACACTTTTACTTCAGAGTCTTTCATGATAACCTCCTGATATTTCGAGTTTGTGGATAGTTTGTCAACTAAAAAATCTTTTACAACTACATTATAAATTAGATAATAACTTATAAACAGTTTTAAAATATATACATTTGCATGATAAATGGTATATTGACATTTTGAAAATAATAAAAAGTGTTTTTCTTCCTTCATTGGTTATTATGAGATAATCGTGACAGCTACCTCTATCGTATTGTATTAGCGTGGTCAGTAACTGCATGCAAAACATTGAAGAATTCAAAAATATAGTAATGAAATTAGTTGGATTGTGAGTCAGTAAGATTGTGAGTCAGTAAGATTGTGAGTCAGTAAGATTGTGAGTCAGTAAGATTGTGAGTCAGTAAGATTGTGGTTCATCAATAAGATTGTAGGTCAGTTAGATTGTAGTCAGCAAATATAACGGATATCGGAACTTTAAAAAAGAACCTATCCCAAAACCAATTTTATTCCAAAACTGAGAAGAAAATCAGAACTATTCTTCACTATAAGAGATTTGATTGATTATTTATAATATGGAATTGAGAGACGTAATTTTGAGTTTTGGGACGAGCTCAAAGAGAAGTATAAGAGAAATATTAGTTTTATTTTTTGTCCTCTCCACTCCACTCCATTAAAGCTTTTTCAATAGATATCAAAGTAAACATCGTAGTATTGAATATCTCATCTGGGTGTTGCGGCATCCATCTGATTTCATCAAGAACGTCTTTTGGGAGCCTAACAATGTCATTCATTTCTTCTCCTATCTTCATGAAATATTCAGTATATCGTGAACCGTACCTACTGTTATCACTCGCAGTAATAGAAATATACTGAGTAAATGACCCGTCATTCATTATATCTCTTGAATATCTGTACTGAATTTCTTCAATACAGTTCAAGTAATCATTATGTATTCTTCTGACAGTATCTGGAATTGATTCACCGTCTTTTTGCAAGGCTTTCAGGTCTGAAAATACACTTTTTGAGAGTCGAATAGTTTTGTACTGCTTCACACTACTACATATGTAGTTAAAGTATATAAATAAGTTAATACACAGTGCAGTACTTCCCTATATAGACCCCTTGAAAAATGATTAGTTTTTTAAGGGATATTAAACCTTATTTGCCAAATATAATGTAGTGTCAGCTCCCCCAGTTAAGGTACATTCATTAAATAGACCCCTTGAAAAATGATTAGTTTTTTAAGGGATATTAAACCTTATTTGCCAAATATAATGTAGTGTCAGCCATCCCCCCGTTAAGGTACATTTATTAAATGATCTATTTGCTGTTTAAATGACTTAAGTGCTTTAATTGTTAAATTAAACGTTGATTTATCCTTACTTTTAACATTGAAGTTTGTATGGATGAAAATGACATCAGATGACTTATTTATAAATAAACATAAATTGTAAAAGAATAAAGTATTTATCTCAATTTTTTCTTGATTTAAAAGAGTATTATAGATTATTTATCTAAAAAATTGATTTTTAGAGTATACCTTAATTGGGGAAACTCTAAATGCATACCTATCATCTAAAATAAGCATTGTATGCCCTTAGTTTTAATACTGATTTGGAAGGACCTTATTCATTAAATGATCTATTTGCTGTTTAAATGACTTAAGTACTTTAATTGTTAAATTAAACGTTGATTTATCCTTACTTTTAACATTGAATTTTGTATGGATGAAAATGACATCAGATGCCTTATTTATAAATAAACATAAATTGTAAAAGAATAAAGTATTTATCTCACTTTTTTCTTGATTTAAAAGAGTATTATAGATTATTTATCTAAAAAATTGATTTTTAAAGTGTACCTTAATTGGGGAAACTCTAAATGCATACCTATCATTTAAAATAAGCATTGTATGCCCTTAGTTTTGGTACTGATTTGGAAGGGCCCTATCTCTATAATCTCTTTACAATAATTTGTATTTATTGTTGTTAGCATTTACTTGCTAATTCATTAATATTGCTTACAACAATAAGATAATAAAATAAGTATGCAGTTTTATGGTTGATAATTTATGGTTGATAATAACTCAAATAGTTCGCACAACAATCCAGAAAAAAGAAAAAATCCTTTTAAGAAAATGCTAGATAACATGAAAAATCTTGTAAAAAAAGATAATGAGGATGATAAGCAGTCTTCTTTTGAAGCATCTAAAACCAGAAAAAATCAAGATTCAAATAACCCGAAACTTGAAACATCTGAAACAAAAAAAGCTAAGAGATCAACGCGTGAAAGAAAAGCTAATACTAAGGAGCAGAAGCTTCCGAAAAAATTTCAAAAGGGTTGGTAAAGGGTTGGTAATCGACATTGTGGACCTAATTGACACTATGTACATTAAGGAAATAAATGATTAAAGAAAGAGGAAACAAAAACTGATTCCTATTTACTTCAGCAACTTAATCATCTCTCTTCCAAAAGCGTGAAGATCAGCAGGACTTCTTGATGATACAAAATTCCCGTCAATCACAACTTCTTTATCCTCATAAAGTGCTCCTGCAGCTATGATGTCATCCCTTATTCCTGGCCAGCAGGTTGCTTTCCTGCCTTTTATGACACCTGCAGAGACGATAACCTGCGGGCCATGGCAAATTGCAGCAACCGGCTTGTTTTCTGTGAAAAAATGCCTTGTAATCTCAAGTGCATGCTCGTCAAGCCTCATTTTTTCGGGGCCTTTTCCTCCGGAGATCACAAGAATCTGGTAATTTTCAGGGTTTATATCTTTAAAGGCAATGTCAACATTGATTTCATACCCCTGCTTTCCTTTTATCGGTCCCTTCTTCATTGAAGCTACATGTGTTGTAATCCCCTCTTCTTTCAGGCGATGGTAAGGATAGAAAAGTTCAAGATCTTCAAAATCATCGGCTCCGAATACAAGTGCTTTCATATTAAACTCCCCCGAGTTTTAGCTTTACGGCTTTAGCCTTGCTTTCAAATTTTCCCAGACTTAATTTTCCTGATTTAATTTTCCAGAAATTTCAAAATTGATTTTACGGGTACAATTTTGAATACACAATTTCACAAATTAATGATTATTTCTGCAGCACATATACCTTGTCTGATTTCGAAAATAAAATAGGTAACAGTGGTTCAGTCATGAAATAGGTAACAGCTATTTGGCCGTGAAATAAGTAACAGCAGCTCGGTCGTAAAATAGGTAACAGCAGCTCGGTCATGGAGTAGGTAATAACTACTCGGTCGTGGAGTCGATAACAACTGCTCGGCCTAGAAGGCTTAAATTACTTCAAGGGCCTGTTTGAGGTCTGCAATTATGTCTTCGGGATCTTCAATTCCTACCGAGAGCCTGACAAGCCCATCAGTTATGCCTACACTCTTTCTTACTTCATGAGGGACACATGCATGAGTCATCGATGCAGGGTGCTGAATAAGGGTATCCGTAGCTCCGAGGCTCACAGCAAGAGAACAGAGCTTTACATTGTCCATGAGCTTTCGCCCAGCTTCAATTCCGCCTTTTACTTCAAAAGAGAGCATACCGCTGAATCCACTCATTTGCTTGCGTGCAAGTTCGTACTGAGGATGACCTGGAAGCCCTGGATACCTGACCCACTCTACCTCGGGTCGGGATTCAAGAAATTCCGCAACCTTCATTGCGTTTTCAGCGTGCCTTTCCATTCGGATATGGAGTGTTTTAAGCCCTCTTATGCAGAGCCAGGCTTCATGCGGGCCCATAATGCCTCCTGTATATCCAACAACTTCAGACATTCGGTCTATAAAATCATTATTTCCTGCAACGATTCCGCCAAGCAGGTCTGCATGGCCGCCAATATATTTTGTACAGCTACTCAGGGAAAGATCTGCTCCAAGCTCAAGAGGCCTCTGGAAATAAGGTGTTGCGAAAGTGTTGTCCACAACGCAGAGGGCCTCGTTTTCTCTGGCTATTCTGGCTATTTCAGGAATATCGCATACATTAAGCGTAGGATTTGCAGGACTCTCAAGAAAGACCATTTTTGTCTCGGGCTTAAAGGCTCTCTTTACATTTTCGGTTTTAGAAGTATCGACGAAACTGACTTCTATTCCAAGCCCTGGCAAAACCTGAGAAAAGAGGCTATAGGTGCATCCGTATACTACATCCGTTGAAATAAGATGGTCTCCTTGCTTCAGGGCGGTTAATGCAATTGCAGTGACCGCTGCCATTCCCGAGGCAAATGTCTGCCCTGCTTCCCCACCTTCGAGTGCAGCAAATTTTTCAGCGAGAACCGCATGCGTGGGAGTGTTTGGAGGAATCCTGGCATATACGTATCCTGATTCCTCTCCTGCAAACCTCGCTGCCCCTTGCCTGGCGTTTTCAAAAATGAAGGTTGAAGTCTGGAATATCGGAGTTGTATGCGCTCCGAAAATCGGATCCGGCTTTTCTGCGGCATGTACACATTTTGTTGCAAACTTCACTTCTCTTTCCATCTCCCCACAGCCCTATCAAAATTAGTCTCCGGAATAAGTATTGCTTTTCCCGTAATTATTTGTTTGGCAGGGTTTGAGCATACTGGAAAAATATTCAATGGTTGATATTTTTGTACTGTTCCAATAATAACTCTATTCATATATCATTTCCAGAATTAATTGGTTAACGCTATATACCTGGCCTAACTCTGTAATTTTTCAGGTTCCAGTTATTGTCTGGACGGTTCATGATGCTGAGACTGCAAGAAAAGTTCAGGAAATGGCTCAAAATATAATCTTCAAAAAATTTCAGTATCATTAAACGTGAAATTTTAAAGTTGCACTTAGACATATAACGGCTTAATAGTTGTATTTAGTGCCCGCAACGAAATAACCTATGCAACTTATAATATCTTGTAACTTTGATTGGCGACCTTGATATTGAAAATCAAAATGCCCAATTGGGAATATGCAGAGGTTATTCTGTGACGGGCCTTAGACATATAATAGCTTAATTAGATATATAACAACTTAATTAGATATATAATAACTTAATTAGATATAAATTAGATATATAATAACTTAATTAGACATATAACAGCTTAATGTTATTGTTTTTCGGTTTAAGTGCCTTAGTCCTACTTTAAAAAAAGCTGTAATGAATTTGAAATTTTTTACGCCAAGCAATTTTTTGTTTTGATATAATTTTTGATATCATTTATTTAATATAATTTATGCTATTACTATATGCTGGAGTTGAGGAATGGGATATCATTTCTCAATAAAGGATTTTCCAGGAATCGCTGATTCTTCTTTAAAATTTAAGGGGTTTTATTCATGAAACATCTAAAAACATGTCCAAAATGCCACGCTAATTTGAAATTACACTCAGATGGCAAGATCCAGTACTGTAGCATTTGCAAATACTGGACAAAAGTAGGTACTGCAAGGCTTGATTCGATCATGATTTATGGATAAGAAATCTGCATGAAGAACCACAAAAAGAAGGGATAAAATGGAATACGAACTCGAAGAAGTCGAGAGAGATTACATAGAATTTAGAAGAGAAATGGGAGAGGAATAAGCACAAAGGAGCTAATTCCAAAACCTTATTGATCTTTCAAAATTCGAGATTCAGAAAACCAATTTTGGTATGAACTCAAGTAGAAATCTATGTACATTACATTGATAGAGAACATCTTTCCAAGTACAACCGATTACATGTACTAACTTAAAATATTCAGATTTTTTTGAAACTTTCTAGTTTTTACAAAGGGTACTTTTGAATCTCCAACTTAAAAATATGTAACTAAAATGAATACCTCTTTAAGTTCATATTTGATTTCATTATTCATTTAACCAAGAAATAAATTATTAAACCTGTACATAGCTGTATACAACAGTGCTTATCTATACAAATACAAAGAATGGCAGATGTGAGCAAGATATAAAATTGTGATCCCGATTACTTTTGTTTTACTATATCTTCAGTATAAAGTACAATTCAAAAACTTTCCAAATATTTTTTAACAGAATTAGTGATATTTTTTCCAAGAAATATATAAAAACTACACTTTTAAGCGGAAACCTACAATTTTTTGAAGAAACATCTTATTTTTCGAAGAAACATCTCATTTTTTGAAAATTGGATTTTGCTAACCTTTGTTTTTGAGATAGTTAATAACGAAAACCTGACTTTGCCTTCAGGAGTTATCACAAGGTGTCAGAAATTTTAAAAATAAAACGGCTATATATCTGGAGCAAAAGGTGTGATTAAATAAAAGATATTTGCTTTAAAAACATTTAAAACGCTACAGGAAGACTTTCTGTGATAAAATCCATACTCGATAACGACCTTTATAAATTCACCATGCAACTTGCAGTGCTTGAACTTTTTCCTAAAGCTGAGGCTGAATACCGGTTTACTAACCGGGGTTCCCAGCGCTTTACTACGGAGTTTGTAGAAGAACTGGAAAGAACTATACGCGAAGAGATCTCAAAATTAGCATTAACAGAAGAAGAATATAACTGGCTTTCAGAGAATTGCCCTTACCTGAAACCTATGTACCTTGAATATCTTAAGAATTTCCGCTTCAAACCTGGTGAGGTAAAAGTCTGCCTTACCGAAGAAAAAGATCTGGACATTCGGATAAAAGGACCCTGGCACAGCACGATTCTCTGGGAAATTGTCCTTATGGCTACGGTTTCGGAACTATATTTCACAACTATTGAAAAAGAGTGGAACGGAGATTCCCAAGGGGGTTGTACTTCCGAATCCGTACTGACTGCATACGAAAATAAGATTCTTGAGATGGGAAAAGCCCTTGAGAAAAACAACTGCCTTTTTTCGGAATTTGGAACTCGCAGGCGAAGAAGTTCCGAACTCCACGACCATGTGATGAAAACCCTTACTGGAATAAAAACCCTGACAGGAACAAGCAATGTGTATTTTGCAAAAAAATATGGCCTGAAACCGATCGGGACTGTCGGGCACGAATGGATTATGGGTACCTCAGCACTTGTAGGGTTAAGGTATGCAAACCGTTTTGCTTTTGAAAACTGGATAGATGTTTATAACGGGGATCTGGGAATTGCCCTTACGGACACTTTCGGCTCAAAAGCCTTTTTTAAGGATATGGACCTGAGGTTATCAAAAACTTACGATGGGTTCAGGCACGACAGTGGAGATCCTTATGATTTTGTGGACGCTGTGATAGAACACTATCGGAAAATGGGTATAGATCCCATGAAAAAGTTACTTGTTTTCAGTGATGCCCTCAATGCAGATACCGCAATCCAACTCAAAAAATATTGCGAAGGTAAAATCAACTGCAGTTTCGGTATAGGCACAAGCCTTACAAATAACTCCGATTTCTTCAGGAAAAGCCCTCCTCTTAATATGGTCATAAAGCTGCACAGTATTGACGGCATTCCTGTTGTAAAACTGAGCGACTCCCCGGAAAAGGAAACCGGAGAAAAAGATGCTATAAGGGTTGCAAATTACATTTTTGGAAGAAAAGGGCTGGATGAATGATTTAAGACAGTAAAAGGCTAAATCCCACGCTCTTTATACGTGGGATACAGCCGTCAACTATATTCATTTTCGTTATCTGTTAATGTTTTTCTGCATTCATACCCATATAATATTAATTTCTCTAATGCGAAAACCAAGCCAACGGAAACTGAATTAGTTGAATAGTCTCCTGGCAGGGTTCGGGATTAGTGCCTGGTTATTCATGGAGCTGAAAGGTAGCTCAAAAAAAATCTGACATCT contains these protein-coding regions:
- a CDS encoding DUF86 domain-containing protein, whose product is MHVQGGCRKIFASLTGCMLGIGEIIISEDKIKRPESYKEIFRTLREIGVLPEAFARKIEPAVGFRNVLVCVRKWSWIVFTKICKTVLKIWNFSQNMLLSF
- a CDS encoding nucleotidyltransferase domain-containing protein, coding for MGSKELETKINEFFSGEARVVVAYLFGSTARGEASCLSDIDISVLFDDILTKKKPLTFS
- the pncB gene encoding nicotinate phosphoribosyltransferase produces the protein MIKSILDNDLYKFTMQLAVLELFPKAEAEYRFTNRGSQRFTTEFVEELERTIREEISKLALTEEEYNWLSENCPYLKPMYLEYLKNFRFKPGEVKVCLTEEKDLDIRIKGPWHSTILWEIVLMATVSELYFTTIEKEWNGDSQGGCTSESVLTAYENKILEMGKALEKNNCLFSEFGTRRRRSSELHDHVMKTLTGIKTLTGTSNVYFAKKYGLKPIGTVGHEWIMGTSALVGLRYANRFAFENWIDVYNGDLGIALTDTFGSKAFFKDMDLRLSKTYDGFRHDSGDPYDFVDAVIEHYRKMGIDPMKKLLVFSDALNADTAIQLKKYCEGKINCSFGIGTSLTNNSDFFRKSPPLNMVIKLHSIDGIPVVKLSDSPEKETGEKDAIRVANYIFGRKGLDE
- a CDS encoding nucleotidyltransferase domain-containing protein, yielding MIADLGNLLKTKNVDLVVLNDSPLLLAFNIIRDGIILKSDEKRKVNFETQKCQDIMMSSTILKGI
- a CDS encoding PLP-dependent aspartate aminotransferase family protein, with amino-acid sequence MEREVKFATKCVHAAEKPDPIFGAHTTPIFQTSTFIFENARQGAARFAGEESGYVYARIPPNTPTHAVLAEKFAALEGGEAGQTFASGMAAVTAIALTALKQGDHLISTDVVYGCTYSLFSQVLPGLGIEVSFVDTSKTENVKRAFKPETKMVFLESPANPTLNVCDIPEIARIARENEALCVVDNTFATPYFQRPLELGADLSLSSCTKYIGGHADLLGGIVAGNNDFIDRMSEVVGYTGGIMGPHEAWLCIRGLKTLHIRMERHAENAMKVAEFLESRPEVEWVRYPGLPGHPQYELARKQMSGFSGMLSFEVKGGIEAGRKLMDNVKLCSLAVSLGATDTLIQHPASMTHACVPHEVRKSVGITDGLVRLSVGIEDPEDIIADLKQALEVI
- a CDS encoding type 1 glutamine amidotransferase domain-containing protein; amino-acid sequence: MKALVFGADDFEDLELFYPYHRLKEEGITTHVASMKKGPIKGKQGYEINVDIAFKDINPENYQILVISGGKGPEKMRLDEHALEITRHFFTENKPVAAICHGPQVIVSAGVIKGRKATCWPGIRDDIIAAGALYEDKEVVIDGNFVSSRSPADLHAFGREMIKLLK
- a CDS encoding VOC family protein; translated protein: MPRVIHFEIYARDIARAKKFYQDVFDWKIERSEGSVEYWNVITGKGDEPGIDGGLMKRPGREPKADTPISTYICTIGVPDIDKYLSRIQKHGGKITMEKKPIHGVGWYAYCLDTERNIFGIMQPDPSVR